In Sphingopyxis sp. FD7, a single window of DNA contains:
- a CDS encoding DUF3768 domain-containing protein: MTEQRHSRSGLHRIYYDRDCRYGSECPADPAQTTRVLTIMLASEY, from the coding sequence TTGACGGAACAACGGCATAGCCGATCCGGCCTGCATAGGATCTACTATGACCGCGATTGCCGCTATGGCTCCGAGTGTCCGGCCGATCCTGCCCAGACCACCCGCGTGCTGACCATCATGCTGGCCAGTGAATACTAG
- a CDS encoding type IV secretory system conjugative DNA transfer family protein, producing the protein MNRVVRLWLLIAFCLAWPAASHAQDRAQITRQIAGALTEIALIERERARPDVADDFAAFMLTTNRQRLAEGYAQADHSGQGRAIRQDAQRTANRIIGATPRTDYLRYYPDPVRVRADIDADAGATGVEREGRKAGRLLMLEGSLAGFQGNNWQAEERWPPDVAQRARIYRLHFYDIRDRVEPQLEPISEGCSRLPFTPCLRRTFHETRARYRHDLSRAQETASLYFPTRFHARFVDSTGIGGSREDYERYQAEQRTERKQQEEWRSAQDPTWRSIKIGLIGFVIIMAVCGLMIWLSREGNKGGGTSGNYGTADFANPLTPKFDDSVFRGVFFGPAAHPNVKGSIFAPVVSAPESHALIVAPSGTGKGTRVIIPTLLLYRSSLITIDPKGENAAITARYRRDQLGQTIHIVNPWDVHGALFKSYGLDNATFNPLDVLDPKDRNIVGIANSIATTICHQGSVNDSFWQDNANAMLAGILLYVADAQDPIREPKTLAHVADIVSGGETAADLRSTLFPKMVASSSYRGAMRKLVGRFVQMDDKTYSGVIAQLSKSLQFLADDQIAAATDHSSFNLADLVNGRTTLYIVIPDDQMQAQAIWLKLMVTAVTQTFKRYRPAAQGVRGMFLIDEFPVLGRVDSIVTDIALVRGAGLDVTLIVQGLDQLRALYGASADTIIGNCGYKWFCNIKDLQTADYVSKALGQMTVRTVSETVSSANGHTSRSASYGEMGRALFLPDELLSMGRQVAFAFQPKGRPYYVKPLDYWHMHAFFSFRVAGMPDLKAYDNNPFHQQNHYGQNDGAKGGSSGGGGAGAGSDGGTSSQSQGRMDRAEALAMLGLDEGASADQVREAYKNLMAKLHPDRGGTNRLAQLLNEARDLLLGKKK; encoded by the coding sequence TTGAATCGCGTTGTTCGTCTTTGGCTGTTGATTGCCTTTTGCCTTGCCTGGCCCGCTGCCAGCCACGCCCAAGACCGTGCACAGATCACGCGCCAGATTGCAGGTGCTCTCACTGAAATCGCCCTGATCGAGCGCGAGCGTGCGCGGCCCGATGTGGCCGACGATTTCGCAGCGTTCATGCTGACGACCAACCGCCAGCGACTTGCTGAAGGTTACGCGCAGGCCGATCACTCTGGGCAAGGCCGTGCCATTCGGCAAGATGCCCAGCGCACGGCCAATCGCATTATCGGTGCGACGCCGCGCACCGATTACCTGCGCTATTATCCCGATCCTGTTCGGGTGCGCGCCGACATAGACGCTGACGCAGGAGCCACCGGTGTTGAACGGGAAGGCCGCAAGGCTGGACGCTTGCTGATGCTCGAAGGCTCGCTTGCTGGATTTCAGGGCAACAACTGGCAAGCGGAGGAGAGGTGGCCACCAGACGTGGCGCAGCGTGCGCGCATCTACCGGCTCCATTTTTACGATATCCGAGACAGAGTTGAGCCGCAATTAGAGCCGATCAGTGAAGGATGCTCGCGCCTCCCATTCACCCCCTGTTTGCGGCGCACCTTTCACGAAACGCGCGCGCGTTACCGGCACGATCTTAGCCGGGCGCAGGAAACGGCCTCGCTGTATTTCCCGACCCGCTTTCACGCGCGCTTCGTCGATTCAACCGGCATTGGCGGCAGCCGCGAAGACTACGAGCGATACCAAGCCGAGCAGCGCACCGAGCGTAAGCAGCAGGAGGAATGGCGTTCCGCTCAAGACCCGACGTGGCGCAGCATCAAGATCGGGCTGATCGGCTTCGTCATCATTATGGCTGTTTGCGGCTTGATGATCTGGTTGTCGCGTGAAGGGAACAAGGGAGGCGGGACGAGCGGTAACTACGGCACCGCAGATTTCGCCAACCCGCTGACGCCGAAGTTTGACGACAGCGTTTTCAGGGGCGTGTTCTTCGGCCCCGCCGCCCACCCGAACGTCAAAGGCTCAATCTTTGCGCCCGTGGTTTCCGCGCCGGAATCCCACGCGCTGATTGTGGCACCGTCCGGCACCGGCAAAGGCACCAGGGTCATTATCCCCACGCTGCTCTTATACCGAAGCTCTCTGATAACCATCGACCCGAAGGGCGAGAATGCGGCGATCACCGCCCGCTACCGCCGCGATCAGCTCGGACAAACGATCCATATCGTGAACCCGTGGGACGTGCACGGTGCGCTGTTCAAATCCTACGGTTTAGACAACGCTACCTTCAATCCCCTCGATGTTCTGGACCCCAAGGATCGCAATATCGTCGGTATCGCCAACAGCATTGCCACCACTATCTGCCACCAAGGCTCGGTCAACGACAGCTTCTGGCAGGACAATGCCAACGCCATGCTGGCGGGCATCCTGCTTTATGTCGCGGACGCCCAAGACCCAATCCGCGAACCCAAGACCCTTGCGCATGTCGCGGACATCGTGAGCGGCGGCGAGACCGCAGCCGATCTGCGCAGCACCCTGTTTCCCAAGATGGTCGCCAGTTCATCCTATCGAGGGGCCATGCGCAAGCTCGTCGGGCGCTTCGTGCAGATGGACGACAAGACCTACAGCGGGGTGATTGCGCAGCTTTCGAAGTCGCTGCAATTTCTGGCGGACGACCAGATCGCCGCCGCAACCGACCATTCCAGCTTCAACCTGGCCGATTTGGTCAATGGCCGCACCACCCTCTACATCGTCATCCCCGATGACCAGATGCAGGCACAGGCCATCTGGTTGAAGCTGATGGTCACTGCCGTGACCCAGACCTTCAAGCGCTATCGGCCAGCCGCGCAAGGGGTGCGCGGCATGTTCCTGATCGACGAGTTTCCTGTCCTCGGGCGTGTCGATAGCATCGTGACCGACATCGCTTTGGTGCGCGGGGCTGGCCTTGACGTGACCCTGATCGTGCAGGGGCTGGACCAGCTTCGCGCCCTTTATGGCGCGTCCGCTGACACCATCATCGGCAACTGCGGCTACAAGTGGTTCTGTAACATCAAAGACCTGCAAACCGCTGATTACGTCAGCAAGGCTCTCGGCCAGATGACCGTGCGCACCGTCAGCGAAACCGTAAGTTCCGCCAACGGGCACACCTCCCGCAGCGCCAGCTACGGCGAAATGGGGCGCGCCCTGTTCCTGCCCGACGAGCTGCTCTCGATGGGCAGGCAGGTCGCTTTTGCCTTCCAGCCGAAGGGGCGGCCTTACTACGTCAAGCCGCTCGACTACTGGCATATGCACGCGTTTTTCAGCTTCCGCGTTGCCGGTATGCCCGATCTCAAGGCCTACGATAACAACCCGTTCCACCAGCAAAACCACTATGGCCAGAACGACGGTGCCAAGGGCGGCAGCAGCGGCGGTGGAGGTGCGGGAGCCGGTAGCGACGGTGGCACATCTTCCCAATCGCAAGGCCGCATGGATAGAGCCGAAGCCCTCGCCATGCTCGGCCTTGATGAAGGCGCAAGTGCCGATCAGGTCCGCGAGGCCTACAAGAACCTGATGGCCAAACTGCACCCGGATCGCGGGGGCACCAATCGTCTCGCCCAGCTCCTCAACGAAGCCCGCGACCTCCTGCTCGGAAAGAAGAAATAG
- a CDS encoding plasmid mobilization protein, with translation MANDEQTPPREPSPGTRRKSDKRQRTEVLFARVTPDEKSAFAARAERAGMASAAFMRALALGDAGPRARRRRPVEHQALIQTLAALNRVGNNLNQIARNSNLGIDIGVPELRDALQQYHAVIAAIYDALGMEPARDHQGQEPGWP, from the coding sequence ATGGCCAACGACGAGCAAACGCCGCCGCGCGAACCTTCGCCCGGCACCCGGCGCAAGTCCGATAAACGGCAGCGCACGGAAGTCCTTTTTGCTCGCGTCACCCCCGACGAAAAATCCGCCTTTGCCGCCCGTGCGGAACGCGCTGGCATGGCATCCGCCGCCTTCATGCGCGCGCTAGCATTAGGCGATGCAGGCCCGCGCGCGCGCCGCCGCCGCCCCGTCGAACATCAGGCGCTGATCCAAACGCTCGCCGCCCTGAACCGCGTGGGCAACAACCTCAACCAGATCGCCCGCAACAGCAATCTCGGCATCGACATCGGCGTCCCCGAACTGCGTGACGCGCTGCAACAATACCACGCGGTGATTGCCGCGATTTACGACGCCCTCGGTATGGAGCCTGCCCGTGATCATCAAGGGCAAGAGCCGGGCTGGCCCTAG
- a CDS encoding relaxase/mobilization nuclease domain-containing protein → MIIKGKSRAGPSQLARHLGRADTNERVEILQLDSAGTTEQAFRDWQTYTLATKGKLGLYHANIDPDAKYDMTRDQWLRAVEVLEEELGLQGQPRAIVMHEKNGREHIHVVWARTDMDTMKLRSDSMNYQAHERASLRLEQEFGHEHVPGKHAKRDREAQPEFPTAEAQHDEWQQGERGGMNHRERKAQVKGLYEASDTGPAFKAALEDAGYVLARGDRRDFVILDTDAKVHSLGRQLPGVTAKDLRAFMADIDPDSLPSVSDARAAMRENARAEPTPDRPQPDPPAQEPQQDSPAPDDTEADRQRIDTLRQAILARHGAELKEQELRHAREVIELQASQQAAADKAIESFSKEQARRTITERPQEPGGFDRLWRSIRETVNEEARIQRLADEARQARDAEDRRSDEIRIMVGGMQVAQRQEIDDLIKRQGQERADLLDEHGKDLDRRIADEQRAIALEREYERRRIEAQTRQRDGPERDDRAR, encoded by the coding sequence GTGATCATCAAGGGCAAGAGCCGGGCTGGCCCTAGCCAGCTCGCCCGACACCTTGGCCGCGCCGACACCAACGAGCGCGTCGAAATCCTGCAACTGGATTCCGCTGGCACGACCGAGCAAGCCTTCCGTGACTGGCAAACCTACACCCTCGCCACCAAGGGCAAGCTTGGCCTTTACCACGCCAACATCGACCCCGATGCCAAGTATGACATGACCCGCGACCAATGGTTGCGGGCGGTCGAGGTCTTGGAGGAGGAGCTTGGCTTGCAAGGCCAGCCCCGCGCCATCGTCATGCACGAGAAGAACGGGCGCGAGCATATCCATGTGGTTTGGGCACGCACCGACATGGACACCATGAAACTGCGCTCCGACAGCATGAATTACCAAGCCCACGAGCGCGCCAGCTTGCGCCTAGAGCAGGAGTTCGGGCACGAGCATGTTCCCGGCAAACACGCCAAGCGTGATCGGGAGGCCCAGCCCGAGTTTCCCACCGCCGAGGCACAACACGATGAATGGCAACAGGGCGAGCGCGGCGGCATGAACCACCGCGAGCGCAAGGCGCAGGTGAAAGGACTATACGAGGCCAGTGACACCGGCCCAGCCTTCAAAGCTGCGCTTGAAGATGCCGGATATGTCCTGGCGCGCGGCGACCGCCGCGACTTCGTGATCCTCGACACGGACGCCAAGGTCCACAGCCTTGGCCGTCAGCTTCCCGGCGTGACCGCCAAAGACCTTCGCGCCTTCATGGCCGACATCGACCCCGATAGCCTGCCCAGCGTCAGCGACGCACGCGCCGCCATGCGAGAGAATGCGCGAGCAGAGCCAACCCCAGACCGGCCCCAACCTGACCCGCCCGCGCAAGAGCCACAGCAGGATTCACCTGCGCCAGACGACACCGAGGCCGATCGCCAGCGCATCGACACGCTTCGCCAAGCCATTTTGGCGCGCCACGGCGCGGAGCTGAAAGAGCAGGAACTGCGCCACGCCCGCGAAGTGATCGAGTTGCAGGCCAGCCAGCAAGCAGCCGCCGATAAGGCCATTGAGTCCTTCTCGAAGGAGCAGGCACGGCGCACGATCACCGAGCGCCCACAAGAGCCGGGCGGATTTGATCGCCTGTGGCGCAGCATCCGCGAGACTGTGAATGAGGAGGCGCGCATCCAGCGGCTCGCCGATGAAGCACGGCAAGCCCGTGACGCCGAAGATCGCCGCTCCGATGAAATCCGCATCATGGTCGGCGGGATGCAGGTCGCCCAGCGGCAGGAGATCGACGACCTCATCAAGCGGCAGGGGCAGGAACGGGCCGACTTGCTGGACGAGCACGGCAAAGACCTTGACCGTCGTATTGCCGACGAGCAGCGGGCTATCGCGCTTGAGCGCGAGTATGAGCGCCGCCGCATTGAGGCCCAGACACGCCAGCGCGACGGGCCGGAGCGCGATGACCGCGCACGCTGA
- a CDS encoding DUF4402 domain-containing protein — protein sequence MGRLSFLLIASLLPMLPKAVNAQLAVTQVNLDMPTIEAPAAASGTVGIGTNGSMSYPGGYSGGPSGTPGQVLINGTVGRRTLISCQRDKTARNVGGAGGNLDIENFQIFVVLGSANTGGPGVGATCNGIDNNVIDVSLPAAASARTIYIGANLAANNVRAGGNYRLSNHPNGRFQIKVRQQGGGPPVEITVTVDFSSNFIRPLTLTPLADLDFADIEVGGTVGAGDQASIGTNGSITYAGDFAGSGSGTAGAVRLSGGVNGTTYEIYCDATAQLRNLAGTSFITMNSIQVAPETSRGAFGTGALCNGITGAAATTFVFQNTTRDDLYFGGRLDGATANGTISGLFSTSHPSGNSLDILVVGQ from the coding sequence ATGGGTCGTCTTTCATTCCTTCTCATCGCTTCTTTACTTCCTATGCTGCCAAAGGCGGTCAACGCCCAGCTTGCGGTAACGCAAGTCAATCTGGACATGCCCACGATTGAAGCCCCTGCCGCTGCCAGCGGCACGGTGGGGATCGGCACCAATGGCTCGATGTCCTATCCCGGAGGATATTCAGGCGGTCCGAGCGGAACGCCTGGACAGGTTCTGATCAATGGGACCGTCGGAAGGCGTACCCTCATTAGCTGCCAGCGCGACAAGACTGCGCGCAACGTGGGTGGCGCTGGCGGTAACCTCGACATCGAGAACTTCCAGATATTCGTTGTTCTCGGGAGCGCCAACACTGGTGGTCCTGGTGTTGGCGCAACATGCAACGGGATCGACAACAATGTGATCGATGTATCCCTTCCCGCAGCGGCATCCGCACGCACGATTTACATTGGTGCCAATCTAGCAGCCAACAACGTGCGCGCGGGTGGCAACTACAGACTGAGCAATCACCCGAATGGCCGCTTTCAGATAAAGGTTCGACAGCAAGGGGGCGGTCCACCCGTCGAGATAACGGTCACGGTCGATTTCAGCAGCAATTTCATCAGGCCACTGACCCTCACGCCGCTTGCTGACTTGGACTTTGCAGACATCGAAGTCGGCGGAACTGTCGGTGCGGGTGATCAAGCCAGCATTGGCACGAACGGTAGCATTACCTATGCAGGCGATTTCGCGGGTAGTGGTTCTGGCACTGCCGGTGCTGTCCGTCTTTCCGGCGGCGTCAATGGGACGACCTACGAGATATACTGCGATGCGACAGCCCAGCTACGCAATCTCGCCGGGACATCGTTCATTACCATGAACAGTATTCAGGTGGCGCCAGAGACATCACGAGGGGCGTTTGGAACGGGCGCACTTTGCAACGGGATTACCGGAGCGGCAGCCACAACGTTCGTGTTCCAGAACACTACAAGAGATGATCTCTACTTTGGCGGTCGGCTCGACGGTGCCACGGCTAACGGGACAATCTCTGGGCTATTCAGCACGTCGCACCCAAGTGGAAATTCCTTAGATATTCTGGTCGTAGGACAATAA